The following are encoded together in the Armatimonadota bacterium genome:
- the recG gene encoding ATP-dependent DNA helicase RecG: MRPESPRSKRPFRTDQDPASAITRPIKPLELEVRRGCMDDAVEGGMAAFIVAWADCTTPMLDEWLAARLGRIAQAFGAYGAFTPQEREVLCRRTIQALTLYQSRIAPDAASSSPPPGPLRFLKGVGPKREAQLAQLGIRTPGDLLRHYPSRYEDRTRMKAAANLEHRESACLQVEVIGAGECRRRGKIAVAEVPAKDSSGEVKLVWFGQPYRASQFEAGTVLLVTGQAMIHKGAMSFHVSETEVIQRPGETAPEQAPEGIVPVYPLGAGLTQTFMRGLIRHALKACEPLPSGAVPERIAREHGLMDYPEALREVHAPSSEEARAKARERIVFEELFVLQAALAQRRRQHVQTRAGAVLPARELVERFVQSLPFPPTGAQSRVLNDVAADLEATAPACRLIHGDVGAGKTICAAFALLAAALGGRQGALLAPTELLAEQHFATLTQLLRPFEVSCALLTGSMGESARRYALGQIQRGDARVIVGTHAIFQEAVTYRDLAVAVVDEQHRFGVRQRAQLATKGLHPNLFFMSATPIPRTLALTAYGDFDVSVLDELPPGRTPVVTHLAWGKSRHAAYETVVGRLVQGAQAYVICPLVEEQEGEAASAEREFRRLSLGPFASFKLGLLHGRMDAERRDQVMTQFREGHLEILISTTVVEVGVDVPNATVMLIENAERFGLAQLHQLRGRVARGTQAGICILMTRASTPEVVDRLRVLERTTNGFEIAEEDLRRRGPGELAGTRQSGLPDLRMADLIGDTPALVRARTEAFAIIEADPDLALPEHQALRDALWGDGDGLAGWAL; this comes from the coding sequence GTGAGACCGGAGAGCCCCCGCTCGAAGAGACCATTCAGGACCGACCAAGACCCGGCGTCCGCCATCACCCGGCCCATCAAGCCCCTGGAACTTGAGGTTCGGCGGGGTTGCATGGATGATGCCGTCGAAGGGGGCATGGCTGCTTTCATCGTCGCATGGGCCGACTGCACGACGCCGATGCTGGATGAGTGGCTGGCGGCCCGCCTGGGGCGAATCGCCCAGGCATTCGGCGCCTACGGCGCATTTACCCCACAGGAGCGCGAGGTCCTCTGCCGCAGGACCATCCAGGCGCTGACCCTTTACCAGAGCAGGATTGCGCCCGACGCTGCCTCCTCTTCCCCACCTCCAGGCCCACTGCGTTTCTTGAAAGGCGTCGGCCCCAAACGCGAGGCCCAATTGGCGCAACTGGGCATACGCACCCCTGGGGACCTCCTGCGCCATTACCCATCACGCTATGAAGACCGCACCCGCATGAAGGCGGCCGCGAACCTGGAGCACCGGGAGAGTGCGTGCCTGCAAGTGGAGGTGATCGGTGCGGGTGAGTGCAGGCGCCGAGGCAAGATAGCAGTCGCCGAGGTCCCGGCGAAGGATTCATCGGGTGAGGTCAAGCTGGTGTGGTTCGGCCAACCTTACCGAGCCAGCCAGTTCGAGGCTGGAACGGTGCTGCTCGTGACCGGGCAGGCCATGATCCACAAGGGCGCTATGAGCTTCCATGTGAGCGAGACGGAAGTGATCCAACGTCCGGGTGAAACCGCGCCGGAACAGGCGCCTGAGGGCATTGTCCCGGTCTATCCGCTGGGTGCAGGGCTGACACAGACTTTTATGCGCGGCCTGATACGACATGCCCTGAAGGCCTGCGAGCCTTTGCCATCCGGGGCTGTTCCGGAGAGGATCGCCCGGGAGCACGGGCTCATGGACTACCCCGAGGCGCTGCGAGAAGTGCATGCTCCCTCGAGCGAGGAGGCCCGCGCGAAGGCACGGGAGCGAATCGTCTTCGAGGAGCTCTTTGTCCTCCAGGCGGCTCTTGCGCAGCGCAGGCGCCAGCATGTCCAAACTCGCGCGGGCGCCGTTCTGCCCGCCCGAGAGTTGGTCGAACGGTTCGTGCAGTCCCTGCCCTTCCCACCAACGGGGGCGCAGTCCCGAGTGCTCAATGACGTCGCCGCTGACCTGGAGGCCACCGCTCCGGCGTGCCGACTGATCCACGGGGATGTGGGTGCTGGAAAGACAATCTGCGCGGCCTTCGCGCTCCTCGCGGCTGCATTGGGAGGACGACAGGGCGCACTCCTTGCTCCCACTGAACTGCTGGCAGAGCAACATTTCGCGACCCTGACCCAACTCCTTCGGCCCTTCGAGGTCTCCTGCGCCCTGCTGACAGGGTCCATGGGAGAGTCCGCTCGCAGATATGCCCTCGGACAGATCCAGCGCGGCGATGCCCGGGTCATCGTCGGCACTCACGCCATCTTCCAGGAGGCGGTCACCTACCGGGATCTTGCGGTGGCGGTGGTGGATGAGCAGCACCGGTTCGGCGTCCGTCAGCGCGCGCAACTGGCTACGAAGGGCCTGCATCCCAACCTTTTTTTCATGTCGGCGACCCCGATTCCTCGTACACTCGCGCTGACCGCATATGGGGACTTCGACGTCTCGGTGCTGGATGAGTTGCCCCCGGGCAGGACGCCGGTGGTCACCCACCTCGCGTGGGGAAAGAGCCGCCATGCCGCGTATGAGACGGTGGTCGGCCGGTTAGTCCAGGGAGCCCAGGCGTACGTCATCTGCCCTTTGGTGGAAGAACAGGAGGGCGAGGCGGCGTCGGCCGAACGTGAGTTCCGGCGGCTGTCTCTGGGACCTTTTGCCTCCTTCAAGCTGGGGCTTCTGCATGGCCGGATGGACGCGGAGCGCAGAGACCAGGTGATGACCCAATTCCGCGAGGGACACCTGGAGATACTCATCTCAACCACCGTAGTCGAGGTCGGCGTAGACGTGCCCAATGCCACCGTGATGCTCATCGAGAATGCCGAACGCTTCGGTCTTGCCCAGTTGCACCAGTTGCGTGGACGCGTCGCACGGGGCACTCAGGCGGGCATCTGCATCCTGATGACCCGTGCCAGTACGCCCGAAGTGGTGGATCGCCTGCGGGTGCTGGAGCGAACCACAAACGGATTCGAGATCGCCGAGGAGGACCTGCGCAGGCGAGGTCCGGGAGAGCTCGCCGGCACCCGCCAAAGCGGTCTGCCGGACCTGCGCATGGCTGATCTGATCGGGGACACCCCGGCGCTGGTCAGGGCCCGCACCGAGGCCTTTGCGATCATTGAAGCCGACCCGGACCTGGCCCTTCCCGAGCACCAGGCGCTGCGAGATGCTCTCTGGGGCGATGGCGACGGGCTCGCGGGTTGGGCACTGTGA
- a CDS encoding aspartate kinase, translated as MAYKSCKYGGSSLAEFVQVKKVVDIVTSDPSRRIVVVSAPGERPSVKEAGGEDTKVTELLIKAVEAHSIGTDYSHYLDETVSRYDEIRAGFDLPEELTEEIRADLQARLDEPGLGPERYRDLVIAGGEDNMARLFAAILNKLGHTAQYVDPRAAGMLLDDNRCVLPKSYDLLASLRDLEGIVVFPGFFGYTEPDENGRQYVVTFPRGGSDITGAILAAAVRADIYENFTDRDAVCAANPNIVPNAKPVAHLTYREMRELSYSGFNIFQEEAPLPAMHRDIPINIRNTNAPDAPGTMVTRSRESKPGQVMGIASKDGFCTLLVTKFLMNREVGYVRKLMHIIEQEQVPVEHMPSGIDDVSVILRKSDLKGGKAGIILDRIKNELEPDEARIIPAVDDNGESAEPGLALIMVVGEGMKDTPGIACRVTAALAARKINIEVLNQGASEISLMVGISERDLHAAVEALHAEFFE; from the coding sequence ATGGCGTATAAGTCCTGCAAGTACGGTGGAAGCTCTCTGGCCGAGTTCGTACAGGTCAAGAAAGTGGTGGACATTGTCACCAGCGACCCGAGTCGACGCATCGTAGTTGTCTCAGCCCCCGGCGAGCGGCCGAGCGTGAAGGAAGCTGGGGGCGAGGACACCAAGGTCACCGAGCTGCTGATCAAGGCCGTCGAGGCCCACAGTATCGGTACCGACTACAGCCATTACCTCGACGAAACCGTTTCCCGGTATGACGAGATCCGGGCAGGTTTCGACCTCCCTGAAGAGCTGACGGAGGAGATCCGGGCAGACCTTCAGGCGCGGCTTGACGAGCCTGGCCTCGGCCCGGAGCGTTACCGCGACCTGGTGATCGCGGGTGGCGAGGACAATATGGCGCGCCTCTTCGCGGCGATCCTCAACAAGCTCGGGCACACCGCGCAGTACGTCGACCCGCGCGCGGCCGGGATGCTCCTGGACGACAACCGCTGCGTCCTGCCGAAATCCTATGACCTGCTGGCTTCCCTGCGGGATCTTGAGGGAATTGTGGTTTTCCCCGGGTTTTTCGGCTACACCGAACCCGATGAGAACGGCAGGCAGTACGTGGTCACTTTCCCGCGCGGCGGTTCGGATATTACGGGCGCTATCCTTGCGGCGGCGGTGCGTGCGGATATTTACGAGAACTTCACAGACAGGGACGCGGTCTGTGCTGCGAATCCCAACATCGTCCCTAATGCGAAACCGGTGGCCCATCTCACTTACCGCGAAATGCGCGAACTCTCCTACTCGGGCTTCAACATTTTCCAGGAGGAAGCCCCACTCCCGGCTATGCACCGGGACATCCCCATCAATATCCGCAACACCAACGCCCCCGACGCGCCGGGAACCATGGTGACCCGCAGCAGAGAGAGCAAGCCGGGACAGGTCATGGGCATTGCCAGCAAAGACGGTTTCTGCACGCTCCTGGTCACCAAGTTCCTGATGAACCGGGAAGTAGGTTACGTCCGCAAGCTGATGCACATCATCGAGCAGGAACAAGTGCCGGTGGAGCACATGCCCTCCGGCATCGACGACGTCTCGGTCATCCTGCGCAAGAGCGACCTCAAGGGTGGCAAGGCGGGCATCATTCTGGACCGCATCAAGAACGAACTGGAGCCGGATGAGGCCCGGATCATACCGGCGGTCGACGACAATGGTGAGTCGGCCGAGCCAGGGCTGGCGCTGATCATGGTGGTCGGCGAGGGCATGAAGGACACGCCGGGCATCGCTTGCAGGGTCACAGCCGCGCTGGCGGCGAGGAAGATCAACATCGAGGTGCTCAATCAGGGCGCCAGCGAGATCAGCCTCATGGTCGGGATCAGCGAGCGCGATCTCCACGCAGCCGTGGAGGCGCTTCACGCAGAGTTCTTCGAGTAG
- a CDS encoding right-handed parallel beta-helix repeat-containing protein, producing MLRIVLISAIASVCLSGVSAAAEYFVSPDGNDENAGTRAAPWRTLAKANAALSPGDAVTLLDGSHAGVIEPAQSGEPGRPVTYRAENPLMAVIAGGLSSDGERTCVRIKDRSHIVLDGLYLLPTARGWMKLDRANHCVIRNCRMENATGHYSPITCTDCHYNRYENLECRRSNNIGADGHVSGDMWNNYNVSHCIFDRVHISRAGHRPFGLWFDCPNNVVRRCVFDCRWGRNFEFFSTPRLLVEDCVITNGFDGSGSADGRAKLFIIDSIFRRNVIYRNYYGPMVINAYKYQDLPTFGMMRSRLYNNTWARNHEYGYEMVDLNQNPDPHMVHGNVFQNNVFAFNDPGGDGLALYLVSNIAEDNRFLHNLLYGDRPGCRTVRYDWAWPAHNKWDGLRMTADEANEMKPGQFAGNIDADPLFVDMEADDYRLSTGSPAIDAGAPLARATAGGSGRMIAVDDARWFYDGFGIPGEVGDTVFVGAGRTAAVVLKADIEANTVTLDRDLTWQEGDAVTVAYAGAAPDLGAYETGAEGRDWHRAPTIPPGLRVETMETATKPVVVTDFEVENQEDWHYYWNFSRQRATVTKLETETAASGRRSMRVEATGDGATLSCDIKPRWWDIDRFPTVRVAYRIPPGVPVGMWVHPFKSATWGTGQVCLAASPALHPGAAPALPGKVLLDDDQWHEIELDARAIRQVYPGVRLLQMFRLWTNANGKQGQQFWFDNFRILPAGDGG from the coding sequence ATGCTCAGAATTGTCCTGATCAGTGCGATTGCATCAGTATGCCTGTCGGGAGTGAGCGCGGCGGCCGAGTATTTCGTCTCGCCAGACGGGAACGACGAGAACGCCGGGACTCGCGCGGCACCCTGGCGGACGTTGGCGAAGGCCAATGCCGCGCTTTCCCCGGGCGATGCGGTTACGCTCCTGGACGGGAGCCACGCGGGCGTTATCGAGCCGGCGCAGTCTGGCGAGCCCGGGCGCCCCGTCACCTACCGCGCTGAAAACCCTCTGATGGCAGTGATCGCCGGCGGCCTTTCGTCCGACGGCGAACGAACCTGCGTACGCATCAAAGATCGGTCCCACATCGTCTTGGACGGCCTTTACCTCCTGCCCACCGCACGCGGCTGGATGAAACTGGACCGCGCAAACCACTGCGTCATCCGCAACTGTAGGATGGAGAACGCAACCGGCCACTACTCCCCAATCACCTGCACCGACTGCCATTACAATCGGTACGAAAACCTGGAGTGCCGGCGGTCCAACAACATCGGCGCTGACGGCCACGTGAGCGGGGACATGTGGAACAACTACAATGTCAGCCACTGCATCTTCGACCGTGTGCACATCAGCCGCGCCGGACATCGCCCCTTCGGGTTGTGGTTTGACTGCCCGAACAACGTGGTGCGAAGGTGCGTTTTCGACTGCCGGTGGGGGCGGAACTTCGAGTTCTTCTCCACTCCGCGCCTGCTCGTGGAGGATTGCGTCATCACCAACGGCTTCGACGGATCGGGTTCAGCCGATGGACGCGCCAAACTCTTCATCATCGACTCCATCTTCCGCCGAAATGTAATCTACCGCAATTATTACGGGCCGATGGTGATCAACGCCTACAAGTATCAGGACCTGCCCACGTTCGGCATGATGCGCTCGCGGCTGTACAACAATACGTGGGCGCGGAACCACGAGTACGGGTACGAGATGGTGGACCTCAACCAGAATCCCGATCCGCACATGGTCCACGGGAATGTCTTCCAGAACAATGTCTTCGCCTTCAACGACCCTGGTGGCGACGGCCTGGCGCTGTATCTCGTGAGCAACATCGCCGAGGACAATCGGTTTCTGCACAACCTGCTGTACGGCGACAGACCCGGCTGCAGGACGGTGCGCTATGACTGGGCCTGGCCTGCCCACAACAAGTGGGACGGCCTGCGCATGACGGCGGACGAGGCCAACGAGATGAAGCCCGGACAGTTCGCGGGGAACATCGACGCAGACCCCCTCTTCGTGGACATGGAGGCCGACGACTACCGCCTGAGCACCGGAAGCCCGGCGATTGACGCAGGCGCGCCCCTGGCGAGGGCAACAGCAGGCGGCTCTGGACGGATGATCGCAGTGGATGATGCCCGCTGGTTCTACGACGGTTTCGGGATTCCCGGTGAGGTCGGCGACACCGTCTTCGTCGGGGCCGGAAGAACCGCAGCGGTGGTTTTGAAGGCGGATATTGAGGCAAACACGGTCACCCTGGACCGGGACCTGACATGGCAGGAAGGGGACGCCGTCACAGTGGCCTACGCCGGTGCCGCACCCGACCTCGGCGCGTATGAGACCGGGGCGGAAGGACGGGACTGGCACCGCGCGCCGACGATCCCTCCGGGCCTGCGTGTGGAGACAATGGAGACCGCGACGAAGCCGGTGGTGGTCACCGACTTCGAAGTGGAAAACCAGGAGGACTGGCACTACTACTGGAACTTCTCGCGCCAGCGCGCCACGGTGACAAAGCTTGAGACGGAGACGGCAGCTTCGGGTCGGCGCTCGATGCGCGTCGAGGCCACGGGCGACGGAGCCACACTTTCATGTGACATCAAGCCGCGCTGGTGGGATATCGATCGCTTCCCCACGGTCCGTGTAGCATACCGGATCCCGCCCGGAGTGCCTGTGGGCATGTGGGTGCATCCCTTCAAGTCAGCGACCTGGGGCACGGGGCAGGTATGCCTGGCGGCAAGCCCGGCGCTGCATCCAGGTGCGGCCCCGGCACTGCCGGGGAAAGTGCTGCTGGATGACGACCAGTGGCACGAAATCGAGCTTGATGCCCGGGCGATCCGACAAGTGTACCCGGGCGTGCGCCTGCTGCAGATGTTCCGCTTGTGGACCAATGCCAACGGCAAGCAGGGCCAGCAATTCTGGTTCGACAACTTCCGTATTCTCCCCGCTGGTGACGGCGGGTAG
- the bcp gene encoding thioredoxin-dependent thiol peroxidase, translated as MSELVTGQKAPQFSLPASTGNKVALKDFKGKNVVVLYFYPRDNTPGCTKEACSFRDLQAEFEEAGAVILGVSTDSLESHDKFAAKYDLRFPLLADKDAEVATKYGVWQEKNMYGKKSMGIVRTTFVIDKEGKIAKIWPKVKVEEHADEVLEFVKSLG; from the coding sequence ATGTCGGAACTGGTGACAGGCCAGAAAGCCCCGCAGTTCTCGCTCCCTGCAAGCACTGGGAACAAAGTGGCGCTGAAGGACTTCAAGGGTAAGAACGTCGTCGTTCTGTACTTCTACCCGCGGGACAATACACCGGGCTGCACCAAAGAAGCCTGCAGTTTCCGTGACCTGCAGGCGGAGTTCGAGGAGGCCGGAGCGGTGATCCTCGGCGTCAGCACCGACAGCCTGGAATCCCACGACAAGTTCGCAGCGAAGTACGACCTGCGTTTTCCGCTGCTTGCCGACAAGGACGCGGAAGTGGCGACGAAGTACGGCGTCTGGCAGGAGAAGAACATGTATGGCAAGAAGTCGATGGGCATCGTGCGCACCACTTTCGTCATCGACAAAGAGGGCAAGATCGCGAAGATCTGGCCGAAGGTGAAGGTCGAGGAACACGCGGATGAAGTGCTGGAGTTCGTGAAGTCGCTGGGGTAG
- a CDS encoding (2Fe-2S)-binding protein → MLTVTIDDRTVRVPEGTTILEAARLAGIVIPTLCYRDGCRPETSCLVCVVRVDRGNRLVPACATKVSDDMTVESETPEVLAARKTALELLLGDHLGDCLGPCHTVCPARMDIPRMIRHIATGEMDEAARVVLEHIPIPSILGRICPAPCEKACRRGDVDSPVAIKLLKRFVGDYLLGRETPRPVHCRPESGKRVAIVGAGPAGLSAAWYLRRMGHACTIIDDRPEPGGMLRYGVTEDALPPRVLDGEVGAILAAGVELRSGVRVGADLPLAALRDEFDAVVLATGDPAQGTGVGVEIIPERATHETGLPGVFVAGSALTPSRSAVRAVGSGRSAALAVNEFLHGRAPKGEQRPYTVRMGRLSPEELAEFAADTPKHGRINPSAGEALGFLDEEAKAEADRCLHCDCAGLEKCALRLWGMKYGADLRNWSGNERTFRRETSHPNLIYEPGKCIACGLCVQIAEGEREAMGLSFIGRGFDLRVGAPLGADMREAISGLALECAQACPTGALVYVHQPVPIRTSPDTEASESA, encoded by the coding sequence ATGCTGACTGTGACGATCGACGATAGGACTGTTCGCGTGCCTGAGGGCACGACTATCCTCGAGGCCGCACGGCTCGCGGGAATTGTCATACCCACCCTCTGCTACCGCGATGGCTGCCGTCCCGAGACCTCGTGCCTGGTGTGCGTGGTGCGAGTGGACCGGGGCAACCGGTTGGTGCCTGCCTGCGCGACGAAGGTCAGCGATGACATGACGGTGGAGAGCGAGACCCCGGAGGTCCTCGCAGCGCGGAAAACCGCGCTGGAACTGCTCCTGGGCGACCACCTGGGCGACTGTCTCGGCCCGTGCCATACCGTCTGCCCGGCGCGCATGGATATCCCGCGGATGATCCGCCACATCGCAACGGGTGAAATGGATGAGGCGGCGCGAGTGGTGCTGGAGCACATTCCCATCCCCTCGATTTTGGGCCGCATCTGCCCGGCCCCCTGCGAGAAGGCCTGCAGGCGCGGGGATGTGGATTCACCTGTGGCGATCAAGCTTCTCAAGCGGTTCGTGGGGGACTACCTGCTGGGCCGCGAAACTCCCCGTCCCGTTCACTGCAGGCCGGAGTCGGGCAAGCGGGTGGCAATCGTCGGCGCCGGACCTGCAGGGCTTTCAGCGGCGTGGTACCTGCGGCGCATGGGCCACGCCTGCACCATCATCGACGACCGGCCGGAACCCGGCGGGATGCTGCGCTATGGCGTGACCGAGGATGCCCTGCCGCCCCGGGTGCTTGATGGTGAGGTCGGCGCGATCCTGGCGGCGGGTGTTGAGCTGCGCTCCGGAGTCCGCGTGGGCGCAGACCTGCCACTGGCTGCCCTGCGAGACGAGTTCGACGCCGTGGTCCTTGCCACAGGAGACCCGGCTCAGGGAACCGGGGTCGGCGTCGAGATCATCCCGGAACGTGCGACTCACGAGACAGGATTGCCGGGAGTTTTCGTCGCGGGTTCAGCGCTCACACCGTCGCGATCGGCGGTGCGGGCGGTGGGCAGCGGACGGTCTGCCGCGCTTGCGGTGAATGAGTTCCTGCACGGTCGGGCACCCAAGGGGGAACAGCGTCCTTACACGGTGCGCATGGGCCGCCTGAGCCCCGAAGAGTTGGCGGAGTTCGCTGCGGACACCCCGAAACATGGCCGCATCAACCCATCAGCGGGTGAGGCGCTAGGCTTCCTGGACGAGGAAGCCAAGGCGGAAGCGGACCGCTGCCTGCACTGTGACTGCGCCGGTCTGGAGAAGTGCGCGCTGCGGCTCTGGGGCATGAAGTACGGGGCAGACCTGCGCAACTGGTCCGGGAACGAACGCACATTCCGCCGCGAGACCTCCCACCCCAATCTCATCTACGAGCCAGGCAAGTGCATTGCATGCGGGCTGTGTGTGCAGATCGCCGAAGGCGAGCGGGAAGCCATGGGCCTCAGTTTCATCGGGCGCGGTTTTGACTTGCGCGTCGGCGCTCCCCTCGGTGCGGACATGCGCGAGGCAATCTCGGGACTGGCTCTCGAATGCGCGCAGGCGTGTCCCACCGGCGCCCTGGTCTACGTCCACCAGCCGGTTCCCATCCGAACCAGCCCGGACACGGAGGCGTCAGAATCCGCATGA
- a CDS encoding ABC transporter ATP-binding protein, giving the protein MSQLRDGLVVENLTKSFVLPDNTPLTVLDGISLEAEAGDTVAIVGPSGSGKSTLLNIIGGLEPPTNGTVRLGETDVTSLSGAELARYRAQRVGFIFQDHHLLPQLNALENVLVPTLAAPGIDGAEARAEELLDRLGLAARAEAFPARLSGGERQRVAVARALMNRPGLLLCDEPTGNLDRNTGEQIVALLLELARDEGATVLMVTHNLDQAARMGRTLALSDGKLAPLDTSPEAPA; this is encoded by the coding sequence ATGAGCCAGCTTCGGGACGGACTCGTGGTGGAGAATCTGACCAAGAGCTTCGTGCTTCCCGACAACACGCCTTTGACAGTGCTGGACGGGATTTCTCTGGAGGCAGAGGCGGGCGACACGGTGGCCATCGTCGGCCCGTCAGGTTCGGGGAAGAGCACGCTGCTGAACATCATCGGTGGCCTGGAGCCCCCGACGAATGGCACGGTCAGGCTGGGTGAGACAGACGTGACCTCGCTGTCAGGGGCTGAGCTTGCCCGGTACCGGGCGCAGCGCGTGGGGTTCATCTTCCAGGACCACCATCTGCTGCCGCAACTCAATGCCCTGGAGAACGTGCTGGTGCCGACCCTTGCCGCTCCCGGCATTGACGGTGCCGAGGCCCGTGCAGAGGAGCTGCTGGATCGCCTGGGCCTTGCTGCGCGCGCAGAAGCTTTCCCGGCTCGGCTCTCGGGCGGCGAAAGGCAGCGCGTGGCTGTGGCCCGGGCGCTTATGAACCGCCCCGGACTGCTCCTGTGCGACGAGCCTACGGGTAATCTGGATCGCAATACGGGCGAGCAGATTGTGGCCTTGCTGCTGGAGCTTGCCCGGGATGAAGGCGCAACGGTGTTGATGGTCACCCACAATCTGGATCAGGCGGCGCGGATGGGCCGGACCCTTGCGCTATCAGATGGGAAGCTCGCCCCGCTTGACACCTCTCCGGAGGCCCCGGCTTGA
- a CDS encoding PQQ-binding-like beta-propeller repeat protein, whose protein sequence is MYHRPNTLPRAIAFVFILTVCASTAWSALLPDWTCFRGSPYLKGELGGPFSDRPKLLWTKDIGGAVESTAAIVGGVVYVGNADGQLVALSLKDGSRKWVYKATDKITASPCVTNGLVCVGDEGGVFHAVKAATGKLAWKYTTGDKIISSATPYRGSVLVGSYDNYLYRFDTDTGSKIWSFGTDAQVHCTPCVINGTAIIDGCDGVLRMIDVEKGRERDSVEIGGNYAASPAYSQGAVFVGSMNGEYFGVRVSDGKILWRVISRKNGGASFGSGAVSGNYVVFGSRNKSVFCLDRETGATRWVFRTRGEVDSSPVIAGSRVFVGCDDGAVYGLNLSDGNQFWKFTAGARVASSPAFGAKGTRMVIGTDDGEVHCFGR, encoded by the coding sequence GTGTACCACAGACCGAATACTCTGCCCCGCGCGATTGCGTTCGTCTTCATCTTGACCGTGTGCGCCTCCACTGCCTGGTCGGCGTTACTGCCGGACTGGACGTGCTTCCGGGGCTCTCCTTATCTCAAAGGCGAACTCGGTGGGCCTTTCAGCGACCGGCCGAAGCTGCTATGGACCAAAGACATCGGCGGGGCCGTGGAATCAACGGCAGCCATCGTTGGCGGTGTGGTCTACGTGGGCAATGCGGACGGGCAGCTGGTGGCATTGAGCCTCAAGGACGGTAGCCGCAAGTGGGTCTACAAGGCCACGGACAAGATCACCGCATCACCCTGCGTAACCAATGGTCTGGTCTGCGTGGGTGACGAGGGCGGCGTCTTCCACGCCGTGAAGGCCGCCACCGGGAAGCTGGCCTGGAAATACACGACAGGCGACAAGATCATCTCCTCAGCCACCCCCTACCGCGGGTCGGTGCTGGTGGGTTCGTATGACAACTACCTGTACCGTTTCGACACCGACACCGGCAGCAAGATCTGGTCTTTCGGCACCGACGCCCAGGTTCACTGCACCCCCTGCGTCATCAACGGCACGGCCATCATCGATGGCTGCGACGGCGTCCTGCGCATGATCGATGTGGAGAAGGGGCGCGAGAGGGATTCGGTGGAGATCGGTGGCAACTATGCGGCATCCCCGGCATACTCCCAGGGCGCTGTGTTCGTGGGGAGCATGAACGGCGAGTACTTCGGGGTTCGGGTGAGTGACGGCAAGATCCTGTGGCGGGTTATCTCCCGCAAGAACGGTGGCGCGAGCTTTGGTTCCGGCGCTGTCTCCGGCAACTATGTGGTGTTCGGTTCGCGCAACAAGTCAGTCTTCTGTCTCGACCGGGAGACCGGGGCGACCCGGTGGGTGTTCCGAACAAGGGGTGAAGTGGATTCGTCACCTGTTATTGCGGGGAGCCGGGTGTTCGTGGGGTGTGATGACGGGGCTGTGTACGGTCTGAATCTGAGCGATGGGAATCAGTTCTGGAAGTTCACTGCGGGGGCTCGAGTAGCATCGTCCCCTGCCTTCGGGGCGAAGGGAACGCGGATGGTGATTGGCACTGACGACGGTGAGGTACACTGTTTTGGGCGCTAA